A single window of Pirellulales bacterium DNA harbors:
- a CDS encoding YraN family protein, with amino-acid sequence MFGRAWLARSWQRWFRPATLGQRGEALAARHLRRRGYRIVARGSRAALGELDLVAVDGRTVVFVEVKTRRSQDAGHPADAVDDDKQRRLTRLAVAYLRRHGLLEYPARFDVVAITWPAGRGKPTVEHFPHAFDAVGHDGMFS; translated from the coding sequence ATGTTCGGCCGTGCGTGGCTCGCCCGGAGTTGGCAACGTTGGTTCCGACCGGCGACGCTCGGACAACGGGGCGAAGCCTTGGCGGCCCGGCACTTGCGCCGGCGAGGATACCGCATTGTGGCCCGCGGCAGCCGGGCCGCGCTAGGCGAGCTCGACCTGGTGGCCGTCGACGGACGCACGGTCGTGTTCGTCGAGGTGAAGACGCGCCGCTCCCAGGATGCCGGCCACCCGGCCGACGCGGTCGACGACGACAAACAGCGGCGGCTGACCCGGTTGGCCGTGGCCTACCTGCGGCGACACGGTTTGTTGGAGTACCCTGCCCGGTTCGACGTGGTGGCCATCACCTGGCCGGCGGGCCGCGGCAAACCGACCGTCGAACACTTCCCGCACGCCTTCGACGCCGTCGGCCACGACGGCATGTTTTCCTAG
- the rplS gene encoding 50S ribosomal protein L19 — MSQQLLAQVEKPHLKAELPDFKIGDTVDVHTRILEGEKERIQIFNGVVIARSGSGTREMFVVRRIVQGEGVERKFPLHSPRIAKIEVKRSGVVRRAKLYFLRDRVGKAVRLRERRGDQKEEAGKQQ, encoded by the coding sequence ATGAGCCAGCAACTACTTGCCCAGGTGGAAAAGCCGCACCTCAAGGCGGAACTGCCCGACTTCAAGATCGGCGACACCGTCGATGTTCACACGCGCATTCTGGAAGGCGAAAAGGAACGCATCCAGATTTTCAACGGCGTGGTGATCGCCCGCAGCGGTTCGGGCACCCGCGAGATGTTTGTCGTCCGCCGCATCGTGCAGGGCGAAGGCGTCGAGCGCAAGTTTCCGCTGCATTCGCCGCGGATCGCCAAGATCGAGGTCAAGCGTTCGGGCGTGGTGCGCCGCGCCAAGCTTTACTTCCTCCGCGACCGGGTCGGCAAGGCCGTGCGGCTCCGCGAACGGCGCGGCGATCAGAAAGAAGAAGCCGGCAAGCAGCAATAA